GGGTTATTCCCAAGTCCATTAGGAAAGCGTTCATCCCGTCTGACATCGACTTCACTTCTGAGACATTTCCTGAAAGGGCGGGCTTTCCGTCAAACACGATCAATCTTTCAGAAAGGTAGTCAATGAACATCAAGTCATGGTCAACCACAAGCACAGTTGAGCCCTTTCTTTCTGCAAAGTCCTTTATGGTTTTTGAAACAACAAGGCGCTGCTCAACATCAAGGTATGCAGACGGCTCATCCAGAAGATAAAGCTCAGCATCTCTTGACAGGCACTCTGCAATTGCAACACGCTGCAGCTCTCCACCTGAAATCTCCCTTAATCTTTTTGTAAGAAACTGCTTTAGGGCAAGGGGCTCAATTAAATCTGCTGTGTGCCTCTGGACCGCCTCAGAGAGGATTGTCATGACAAGCTCATTTGAATCAGATGTTAAATACTGCGGCTTATAGGAAACCCTCACATTGGAGGAAACGCTTCCCTCTGATTCAAGGATTCCTGCAAGGATTTTCACAAATGTGGTTTTTCCAATCCCGTTCTCTCCAAGAACTCCTATTGTCTGATGCCGATAAAGGGTTCCGTGTGGAGCTGAAAGGGAAAATTCCCCAAGATTCTTCTTTATCCCATTCCAGGAAACAAGCTCAACCTGCCTCTTTATGTCAATAGGAGGCTTTGATGCAAACTTTATTTCAGAATCCCTGAACCTCATGTTCTCCTCTTTAAGGAATCCTGAAAGGTAGATGTTTATTCCGATGCGCGTGGTTTTTGGAAGGGAGCATACTCCATAGCAGTCCTCCTTTCCATACATTATGTGGATAAGCTCAGTCATGAAATCCAGAATTATCAAATCGTGCTCAATCACAATCACAGCTGTCTTCTCATCTGCAAGCTCCCTTATGAATTTTGAAACTTTAACCCTCTGCTTTGCATCAAGGTAGGATGACGGCTCGTCAAAGATGTAAAGATTGGCATCCTTCAAGGAAGATGCTGCAATTGCAACCCTCTGAAGCTCTCCACCGGAAATATCCTTGACATTTCTATCCATTATTTCTGCCAAATCAAGCTTTTCAGCGATTTTTTTAAGATTTTTTTTCTCATCTGCCTTCTCAAGAAGGGCTCTCACTGTTCCATTATAGAACTTTGGAATCATCTCAACTGGCTGAATCTTGTATGAGGTTCTTATTTTTCCTGCTTTCACTCTTTCAAAGAAAACCTGGGCTTCAGTCCCCTTGTAGAACTCAATGAGGGAATTCCAGTTTTCAACTGCGCTTTCAGTTGGCTTTTTATTGTAATCCCCGAAATTAGGGGCAAGAACGCCTGAGAGAATCTTTACAGCAGTGCTCTTTCCAATCCCGTTCCTTCCTATGATTCCAACAACCTTCCCAAAGATTGGGATTGGAAGGGAGTATAATGCAAACCCGTTATTGCCATACCTATGAACCGGTGCTGACTTTATTTCCTCTGGAAGGTTGATGATTGAGATTGTCTCAAAGGGGCATCTTTTAACGCAGATTCCGCATCCGATGCACAGCTTTTCATCTATTGAAACCTTGCTTTCTGGGAAATTACGGTTTATCTTATTTATGCACTCCTTTCCTGTCCTGTTAACAGGGCAGGAACTCATGCACAGGTAAGGGCAGTCAATTCCCCCCTTGCAGTTCTCCTTCTTAACTATTGCAATCCTTGACATTTCAGAGAGGAGAAAAAATCGCCTGTTTAATAAATTTAACTGAAAAAAATCACTTTTCAAGAATTTTCTCAAGTTTCCTTAAGTCTTTAATCCTGTGCTTCCCGGATTTTTTCCCGCTTCTGTCGATTATGAAGCTTTTTATTCCTGCTTTCATCGGCTCAATATAGTCATATTCCTCATTGTCTCCCACATGAACAATTTCAGATGGTTTTATTTTCATTTTTTTGCATGCAGAAAGGAATGCTTCTTTCTCTTTATGATACCTAAGAAGCTCTGTTCTCGATGAAAAAGAATAGTCCACAAGCGAAAAAAGCCCGCTTGCCTTAACTTTTAATTCGAGAAAATTCCGCTCAGCATGCGAGATTACAGCAATTTTGTATTTTTTCCTTAAAGAAAGCAGGGCAGGCATCACATCGCGGTAAGTCCTAACTTCCTTTTCAAACCCGGAGCAGATTGTTTTCCAGCTCTTTCTTATCTTGAAATGGGAAAGCCAGAATTTAATGTCGCGCCACTCTTCTGTTTTTCCTTTAAGCCGGGTGTATTCTGAATAAACAATCTTGTGCGCTTTCTTAAAAGAAATATGATTCTTCTCAGCATATGCCTTTGGAATTTCCTTGAACCAAATTACATCATCAAAGCGTGTGTTGGTGAGGCAGTTGTCCAGGTCAAATGATATTACCTTAATCTTCATGCTCTTCCTCAAACTCCTTTATGAACTTTATGAGTTCGGCTGCCTCATCAAACTCCAAAAACTCCTTCTTTGTCAATGCAGGGATTCCCTTTGGCTTTTTTTTATCAAAGATTGCAAGCCGGTCAGCATCGATAAGCTTTGAAAAGTGCGATATTATGGGGTTTGGCTTGTCCCCGACTTTTGTGAGGATTACCTCTTTTTCCTTCCTTGCAATAAGGTCAAAGGGCACTTTGCTTGTTTCAGTTGCATCAAAACCCAATCTTCCGTATTTCCTTGCAAAAATCGAGCTTCCCTTCTCATAGGGAGAATCCTTTGCATTGAGAAGGTTCTCCTTCTGAAACACATTTCCGCCAAAGATATTGTAAACCTTGTTTGCCCTTCCAAGAGTTATGTCAGAATCTCCTTTTTCATAGCTCTGAACCATCCTCTTTGAAACCCCTATCCTTTTTGAGAGCTCATTTATCGAAAGCCCAAGATTAAGCCTTTCAAGCCTTAAGCGAACTGCATTTATCCTTGCAGTGAGCCCTGCCTTGCTCTTCTTAAGCATTGGAAGATTGTTGTCAACGCAGCGCCTGAATGTGCTGAAATTAACTGTGTAAATCCCGAACCTTGAATAGACAACATTGTTCTGCAATAACTCTCCTGCCTTATTGGCAATTACAAGAAGGGTTGTATGAAGGCAGGAGCTGACTTTCTTCATCTGCTCAGCATACTCAGGAGAGATTGAGTTAGCGTCCTCAAGCACCTTCAGAAGGATTATTCTCTCATTGTCCCTTGCAACAATGTCAAATGCGCTCTTGAGAGTCTTGACTATGAATCCCTTCTGAAGAAGGAACAAACTCAGCTCATCAAGTATTGTTTCCCGCATGAGAAAGCAATATGCGCTCTTAGTTTAAAAAAGTTTTTGAACGGAGAAGACAAATTTCTCAAGAATACTGCCCCTTTATTCTGCTGTGAAAAAGATGAAATAATCATATTTATATCTGCTTGCTTTGGAAATATGTTTTGTTAAAATCATTTCTGTATCTGTTTCTTTTATCTTCTGTCAGAGAATCTATGAATAAATCAAGCTCTTCAATGAAATTCTCTGATTTTTCAATTAATTTTTTTACATCATCTTTAGTTACTGCAAAATCCGCATAATATTGTTTATCCACTCTTTGTTCTTTTGCAAAAGATATGTCTTCATTGTTGATTTCGAATAATTCTTTCAGCAGAATTATTGCCGCTGCGTGGTTTTCGCATTTTATCCCGGTTAAGTAAAATAGTGAGTTTGTTTTATGATACATTGCGTAGTAGCTCATTGAGGTCGCTTCTTCCGGTAATTCCTGTTCATACAGGAGTTTTGCTGCCTTAAGAGAATTTTTTGATTTCTGATTGTAGGATTCTGAAATCTCTTTGCTTTCTTTCACCAAAAGAATTTTTTCTTCTTCAATGAGTTTTTGGATGAAATTTATTCTTTTCATGTTATCAACTGGTAGAATCTTTCGGCATTTTGGATTATCACATGGTTCTTAATTATCTCTTTTACCAGTAAATTTTCTTTATCAAGTTTTCCTATCTTTATGCTCAGTTTTTCCGATATTTCCGAAAGTTTCTCTTTTAGCTCTCTGTTCTGTGTTTCCAGATAAACATCAATATCGCTTTCGCTTGTCTCTGTTCCTTTTGCATAGCTCCCGAAAATAACTATTAACTCTCCTGCTGTTTGTTCTATTAGTTCTTTGGCGATTTTTCTCATTTTGGCATTTTGCATTAATTTTATAAATTTGTAATGCTCTGCCATAATCAAATAGCTTTTTGCTTCAGGGGTCTCTTTTAGCGAGTATTTTTTGTTTTTTCCTTCTAATTTAAAGTCAACGACATTTTCTTCTTCCAGGTGTTTCATGGTTCGCATTGCTGTGGAAGGGATTAATTTCAGTTCCTCTGCTATCAAGCGTATGTGCTTCGGCTCTTTTCTTAACTGCTCAACAATCTCAAAATCGTTTCTTTTTCGCAACATATGTTGCATAATTGCAACATAACTATTTAAATCTTTCGCTAGGAGTTAAAACTCTTATGAAACAAAATTTAAGAAAGAACCAATGAAAGAATGAAATTGAAAAAAATTTATATACTTCTGTAAAAGTCATCCTTATTTGCAATGATACTTTCACGCGAAGCAATTTTCAAAGAGATAAAAGCAAAACGAATTAAGATAAGCCCCTTTGACAAAAGCTCAATCGGACCTGCCTCAATTGACCTGACCCTTGACAATAAGATAAGGATTTTTGATAACATTGACAAGGCAGTCCGCGTTACAGGCCGCTCAGATTATAAGAAGATAACAAGGGCATTAAATGTGAAAAAGAGGTTCAGGATGAAGCCTGGGCAGCTCATTCTTGGGATAACCAAAGAGAAAATAACGCTTCCCAATGATATTTGCGGCTGGCTTAATTCAAGGTCCAGGTTTGCGCGCCTTGGACTGATGGTTCACATAACCGCTCCTTTCATCCAGCCCGGAATATCAAATAAGCAGGTGCTTGAAATCTATAATGCTGGGCCGAATAACCTTGATATTTTCCCGGGAGAGAAGCTCTGCCAGCTTATTCTTGAAAGGTGCGAGGGCTCTGCAGCCTACGCAGGAAAGTTCAAAAAACAGACACTGTAAGAAAAAAAGAGTTTTCCGGCATTTTCCCTGATATTTTCATCTGTTAAAACCGTATTTTCCTTTCAATGGCACAAAAACAAAATATCCCAGGCTCTTTGTTTCCAGCGAAGCTTCGTGCTTTCTCACTTTAAGCATTTCCTGCCCGAACATAGCTGCA
The nucleotide sequence above comes from Candidatus Woesearchaeota archaeon. Encoded proteins:
- a CDS encoding HEPN domain-containing protein codes for the protein MKRINFIQKLIEEEKILLVKESKEISESYNQKSKNSLKAAKLLYEQELPEEATSMSYYAMYHKTNSLFYLTGIKCENHAAAIILLKELFEINNEDISFAKEQRVDKQYYADFAVTKDDVKKLIEKSENFIEELDLFIDSLTEDKRNRYRNDFNKTYFQSKQI
- a CDS encoding ribosome biogenesis/translation initiation ATPase RLI, with translation MSRIAIVKKENCKGGIDCPYLCMSSCPVNRTGKECINKINRNFPESKVSIDEKLCIGCGICVKRCPFETISIINLPEEIKSAPVHRYGNNGFALYSLPIPIFGKVVGIIGRNGIGKSTAVKILSGVLAPNFGDYNKKPTESAVENWNSLIEFYKGTEAQVFFERVKAGKIRTSYKIQPVEMIPKFYNGTVRALLEKADEKKNLKKIAEKLDLAEIMDRNVKDISGGELQRVAIAASSLKDANLYIFDEPSSYLDAKQRVKVSKFIRELADEKTAVIVIEHDLIILDFMTELIHIMYGKEDCYGVCSLPKTTRIGINIYLSGFLKEENMRFRDSEIKFASKPPIDIKRQVELVSWNGIKKNLGEFSLSAPHGTLYRHQTIGVLGENGIGKTTFVKILAGILESEGSVSSNVRVSYKPQYLTSDSNELVMTILSEAVQRHTADLIEPLALKQFLTKRLREISGGELQRVAIAECLSRDAELYLLDEPSAYLDVEQRLVVSKTIKDFAERKGSTVLVVDHDLMFIDYLSERLIVFDGKPALSGNVSEVKSMSDGMNAFLMDLGITLRRDLESNRPRINKEDSRKDREQKAEGKLYYD
- a CDS encoding HAD family hydrolase, encoding MKIKVISFDLDNCLTNTRFDDVIWFKEIPKAYAEKNHISFKKAHKIVYSEYTRLKGKTEEWRDIKFWLSHFKIRKSWKTICSGFEKEVRTYRDVMPALLSLRKKYKIAVISHAERNFLELKVKASGLFSLVDYSFSSRTELLRYHKEKEAFLSACKKMKIKPSEIVHVGDNEEYDYIEPMKAGIKSFIIDRSGKKSGKHRIKDLRKLEKILEK
- a CDS encoding helix-turn-helix domain-containing protein — protein: MRETILDELSLFLLQKGFIVKTLKSAFDIVARDNERIILLKVLEDANSISPEYAEQMKKVSSCLHTTLLVIANKAGELLQNNVVYSRFGIYTVNFSTFRRCVDNNLPMLKKSKAGLTARINAVRLRLERLNLGLSINELSKRIGVSKRMVQSYEKGDSDITLGRANKVYNIFGGNVFQKENLLNAKDSPYEKGSSIFARKYGRLGFDATETSKVPFDLIARKEKEVILTKVGDKPNPIISHFSKLIDADRLAIFDKKKPKGIPALTKKEFLEFDEAAELIKFIKEFEEEHED
- a CDS encoding nucleotidyltransferase domain-containing protein; the protein is MIAEELKLIPSTAMRTMKHLEEENVVDFKLEGKNKKYSLKETPEAKSYLIMAEHYKFIKLMQNAKMRKIAKELIEQTAGELIVIFGSYAKGTETSESDIDVYLETQNRELKEKLSEISEKLSIKIGKLDKENLLVKEIIKNHVIIQNAERFYQLIT
- the dcd gene encoding dCTP deaminase is translated as MILSREAIFKEIKAKRIKISPFDKSSIGPASIDLTLDNKIRIFDNIDKAVRVTGRSDYKKITRALNVKKRFRMKPGQLILGITKEKITLPNDICGWLNSRSRFARLGLMVHITAPFIQPGISNKQVLEIYNAGPNNLDIFPGEKLCQLILERCEGSAAYAGKFKKQTL